The following nucleotide sequence is from Candidatus Methylomirabilota bacterium.
CGATGGACCCACGATCTCGACCGCCGGTGGAATGGGACTGCCCCGGTCGAACCAGAGCTGGGCGTCGGGCACGGCGGTGGTGACTTTGCGGGTGTACGAGCCGAGGTCGTAGTATTCCATGTGATCCTGGATAGGTCCTGGCTCGCGGTGGGGGAGAGATTGCCCGCAGGATAGCCAGCTCGTAATCGGCCGCCAGATATTGCGAGGTGCCGCCTTTGCGGAGGATCGGCTAGGCCGAGCCGCATCCCGCATCGCGCGCGTCACGCACGCGGTCCTGTGCTACGGTTGGCGCGATCGCGCGCTGTGACTCCTTACAAGGGAGACGCCCGCATGCCCGAGCCGCCCACGCGCTTCACCTTGCTCACGGCCTCCCGTCTCCTCGACGGCTCCGGGGCCGCGCCCGTCGACCAGGGGGCCCTGCTCATCGAGGGCGACCGCATCGTCAGCCTGGGCCCGGCGGCCCGGGTGCGCGCGCCGGAGGGCGCGTCCGTGGACCGGAGAGACTACGGGATAGCGACAATCCTGCCCGGCCTCGTCGACGCGCACACACACCTGGTGGCGCCGGGTGACGGCACCCTCGGCGACGACATCGCGAAGGAGGACGACGACATTCTGCTCCTCCAGGCGGCGAAAAACGCCCGCACCTTGCTCCACTCGGGCGTGACAACGCTTCGCGAGAACGGCGCCAAGGGCAAGGTGGCCTTTTCGCTGCGCGAGGGCATCCGACGCAAGCTCGCTCCGGGGCCGCGCATGGTCATCTGCGGGCGCCCCATCGCGATGACGGGCGGGCACATGGGCTACTTCGGCTCGGAGGCCGACGGGGAGACGGCCGTCCGTGCCGAGGTCCGCAAGCTTCTGAAGGAAGGCGCCGACTACATCAAGATCGTGGCGAGCGGCGGCTCCACGCGCACCTCCGACCCGAACCGCGCCTCCTACACCGTCGCCGAGCTCGTGGCGATGACCGACGAAGCGCATCGCCACGGGAGGCTCACCGCTGCCCACTGCACCTCGGCGCAGTCCGTGCAGAACTGCCTCGACGCAGACGTGGACATGATCATCCACTGCATCTTCACCGAGCCTGACGGCTCCTACCGCTTCCGGCCCGACCTCGTCGAGCGGCTGGCTGCCGCCAAGGCCTGGGTCAACCCTACGCTCTACGTGATGAAAGCCGGAATCGAGCGGCTGCGCGAGGCGCGGGAGCGGGAGGGGCGGCTCACCCCCGAGCTGGTTGCGCAACTCGAAGAATCGCGGCGGGCGCTTGACGTGCGGGTGGATGCCGTCCGCCGCATGAGCGAGGCCGGCGTCCGGATGACCGCGGGGTCGGACTCGCCGTGGGGTTGGTACGCCCCCGGGGAGTTCGTTCACGAGATCCACATGCTCGCGCAGGCCGGACTCTCGTACGCAGATGCCATCGTGACCGGCACCGCCGGCGCGGCGGAGTCCATCGGCGTCGGCGGCATGGCCGGGCGCCTCCAGCCGGGCCGTCAGGCCGACGTGCTGGTGGTGCGCGGCGACCCCACGCGCGACATCACCGCCCTCTGGGACGTGCTCGACGTCTACCAGGCGGGCCGCCGACTCGAGCGGGCGCCCTAGTCGTAGAGGTGGCAGGCGGCCTGATGCGCGGGGCCGACGGCGCGGGGCGCGGGGCGCTCGACGCGGCAGCGGTCGAAGGCGGCCGGGCAGCGCGGATGGAAGCGGCAGCCCGCGGGCACGTCGAATCCGCTCGCCACTTCCCCCTTCGGAACGATCCGATCACGGCGCAGGGTGGGATCGACGACAGGGATGGCCGACAGTAACCCCTGGGTATACGGATGCTTGGGCTCCCGGTGGATGACGTCGCGCGTGCCCACCTCCACGATCTCGCCGAGGTACATAACCGCGACGCGATCCGACATGTGCAGGACCACGTGGAGATCGTGGGAGATGAAGAGATAGGTGAGGCCGAAGCGGAGCCGGAGATCCATCAGGAGGTTCAGCACCTGAGCCTGGACCGAGACGTCGAGAGCTGAG
It contains:
- a CDS encoding amidohydrolase family protein; translated protein: MPEPPTRFTLLTASRLLDGSGAAPVDQGALLIEGDRIVSLGPAARVRAPEGASVDRRDYGIATILPGLVDAHTHLVAPGDGTLGDDIAKEDDDILLLQAAKNARTLLHSGVTTLRENGAKGKVAFSLREGIRRKLAPGPRMVICGRPIAMTGGHMGYFGSEADGETAVRAEVRKLLKEGADYIKIVASGGSTRTSDPNRASYTVAELVAMTDEAHRHGRLTAAHCTSAQSVQNCLDADVDMIIHCIFTEPDGSYRFRPDLVERLAAAKAWVNPTLYVMKAGIERLREAREREGRLTPELVAQLEESRRALDVRVDAVRRMSEAGVRMTAGSDSPWGWYAPGEFVHEIHMLAQAGLSYADAIVTGTAGAAESIGVGGMAGRLQPGRQADVLVVRGDPTRDITALWDVLDVYQAGRRLERAP